From a region of the Arachis ipaensis cultivar K30076 chromosome B09, Araip1.1, whole genome shotgun sequence genome:
- the LOC107618326 gene encoding pentatricopeptide repeat-containing protein At3g04760, chloroplastic, with the protein MTTVSSEFLPHTLPLRTHHKHNLQYSNSNTVVTCTKSLVNEGGNNNPRNNNSNKRHVFYKVSYFETRPSKLAQNYDFKDTHLMKALNRSCKAGKYNESLYFLQHMVSKGYKPDVILCTKLIKGLFNAKKIEKAIKVMEILEKHGDPDVFAYNAVISGLCKADKTDEANKVLDRMKKRGFAPDVVTYNILIGNLCGRGKLDLALKVMDQLLKDNCKPTVITYTILIEATIIDGGIDEAMKLLDEMLSRGLQPDMYTYNAIVRGMCKEGLVDRAFEFVTSISTKGCSPDVISYNLLLRGLLSKGKWESGQRLMADMFVKGCEPNVVTYSTLISYLCREGRTEEAMDVLKVMRVKGLTPDAYSYDPLISAFCKEGRVDLAIEFLDAMMSDGCLPDIISYNSILATLCKNGKADEALNIFEKLAEVGCPPNASSYNTMFCALWSSGDKIRALGMILEMLSNDIDPDGITYNSLISCLCRDGMVDEAIGLLVDMESSNCKPTVVSYNIVLLGLCKVQRVTDAIEVLTTMVDKGCQPNETTYTLLIEGIGFAGWRNDAMELANTLVSIDAISEYSFKRLYKTFPMLDLYKELTLSD; encoded by the coding sequence ATGACAACAGTTTCAAGTGAGTTTCTGCCACATACCCTCCCATTGAGAACCCATCATAAGCACAATTTGCAGTACTCAAACTCCAACACTGTTGTCACTTGCACAAAATCACTTGTCAATGAAGGTGGTAACAACAATCCAAGGAACAATAACAGCAACAAAAGACATGTTTTCTATAAGGTGTCTTATTTTGAGACAAGGCCGTCAAAACTTGCTCAAAATTATGATTTTAAGGATACCCATCTCATGAAAGCCCTCAACAGATCTTGCAAAGCAGGGAAGTACAATGAATCACTCTATTTCCTTCAGCACATGGTGAGCAAAGGTTATAAGCCAGATGTTATTCTATGCACAAAGCTCATCAAGGGTTTGTTCAATGCCAAGAAGATTGAGAAAGCAATAAAGGTGATGGAGATTCTAGAGAAGCATGGTGACCCTGATGTGTTTGCTTACAATGCAGTGATTAGTGGGTTGTGCAAAGCTGATAAAACTGATGAAGCAAACAAAGTGCTTGATAGAATGAAAAAGAGAGGTTTCGCACCGGATGTTGTTACCTATAACATACTCATTGGGAATCTTTGTGGTAGAGGGAAGCTTGATTTGGCTCTCAAGGTTATGGATCAGCTGTTGAAGGATAATTGTAAGCCAACTGTGATTACATACACAATCTTGATCGAAGCCACTATTATTGATGGCGGCATTGATGAGGCAATGAAGCTTTTGGATGAGATGTTGTCAAGAGGACTTCAACCTGACATGTACACCTACAATGCAATTGTCAGGGGAATGTGTAAAGAAGGATTGGTTGATCGCGCATTCGAGTTTGTTACGAGTATAAGTACTAAGGGTTGTTCCCCAGATGTGATCTCATACAATCTTTTGCTGAGGGGTCTTTTGAGTAAAGGAAAATGGGAGAGTGGACAGAGGTTGATGGCTGATATGTTTGTGAAGGGTTGTGAGCCTAATGTTGTGACTTATAGCACCTTGATTAGCTATCTCTGTCGCGAAGGTAGAACCGAGGAGGCCATGGATGTTTTGAAGGTTATGAGGGTAAAGGGGTTAACCCCTGATGCTTATAGCTATGATCCATTGATTTCGGCCTTCTGCAAAGAAGGAAGAGTGGATTTGGCTATAGAGTTCTTGGATGCCATGATGTCTGATGGCTGCTTGCCGGATATCATCAGCTACAATTCGATATTGGCGACTCTATGCAAGAATGGAAAAGCTGATGAGGCTTTGAACATCTTTGAGAAGCTTGCTGAAGTGGGGTGTCCTCCTAATGCGAGTTCTTACAACACAATGTTCTGTGCCCTGTGGAGTAGTGGCGACAAAATCCGAGCATTGGGGATGATTCTGGAGATGCTAAGCAACGACATTGACCCAGATGGGATCACATACAATTCCCTCATATCTTGCTTGTGCAGGGATGGAATGGTGGATGAGGCCATTGGATTGTTGGTGGACATGGAAAGTAGCAATTGTAAGCCTACTGTTGTGAGTTACAACATTGTTCTTCTTGGTTTGTGCAAAGTTCAGAGAGTCACTGATGCAATTGAGGTGCTTACCACCATGGTTGATAAAGGGTGTCAACCAAATGAAACTACCTACACATTGTTGATTGAGGGTATTGGTTTCGCTGGATGGCGAAATGATGCTATGGAGCTAGCTAATACCCTTGTTAGTATAGATGCAATTTCTGAGTATTCATTCAAACGCTTGTACAAAACCTTTCCCATGCTTGATTTGTACAAAGAGCTTACTTTATCAGATTAA